The Apostichopus japonicus isolate 1M-3 chromosome 12, ASM3797524v1, whole genome shotgun sequence sequence TTGATTTCTGGTTGTAAGAGAATGAGTATActaataaatattgtaaaagttCACAAAGTTACATCATGTAATGTTCCCGCGTCTTCTTTCCATGGTCTCGCTCTTTTTGTGCTTCCCATTGCAGTATAAGTGCTAGGAATAGGAATCTCGTAATCACTGTCCACAATCAACTTCTCAAAAATCTATtcaagaaaatgttaaactacTCCATGAAGTTAATGAGATAATAGCAACCAGCTTTACATCAATGTAATGGCCCAGGGATAAGAGTTTACAGAATTGAAACCTCCCAGACACAATGGGTGATTGAGTTACAGTTCGGCCTGGGATTTGTATTATAGCTGTGTGGATTCAGAGTAAATAATACAGCTAAGAATAGTTCTATAAATAGTGATTCGACCTATAAATAGTCAATGGATGGCTAAATTACCGCTACGAATGATCTCGGTAAAATGGTGATTCGAACTATATATACTGAATTGAATGGCTAACTGACCCCTAAGAATAATCTCGGTAAAATCGTGATTCGACCTATAAACAGTGAATGGAATGGCCGACTGACCCCCAAGAATGATCTCGGTAAATGGTGATTCGACCTATAAATACTGAATTGAATGACTAACATACCGTTAAGAATGATCCCCGTAAATGATGAATCGAGGGTCGAAGTGAACAGTTAAGATTCCAGCACTCGGCCAATACGTTGTTCCTGTAAAGAAGATGCTGTAGTGTATCATATCTGTCATTTAATTGAACTTTCTAACGATCACGGATACGTGTTATAACATATACATTCTACATGAAAGTAATTATTGACATGAAAGGGGGAATCAGGTGAAATAtatagtcttgatatgttactATCCGAGCAAACTGGGATTTGAGTattagtaatgtttctataatcATTGACGTTTACACGATATTAATTGTTTCCTATTAATTGTAAATGGAAATTGAgtgctagtaatgtttctataaccATTGAGGTTTACACGATATTCGCCCTTTTACCTTAATTGCAGGAACTTGTCCGGCCAGGATAACTTTGGTAATTGTACATCCATTTCTGATTTTACCACTTTATCTACAGGGAAGGGTAACGCGCCTGGAGAAACAAGAGAAATTATAAAAGCACTAAAAGATGTTCCTAACTGAAAACAATGACCAGGTCATCAGCATTGGCAAAACAGTTTAGCATGCTAAGAAAATGTCGAAATCTTTGCGAAAGTACCATTTTATACCAAAGCACTGAGGATATAAAATGAGATAATTAAATATCTGTTTTGGATAACTATTTTAGAATAAGAGTAAAGTGCGAATGAAATGTGAGCAAAAGGTGAACATTAGTTGACTGTCTTACATATTTTAGGGCAATACTGGTGGTTTATTGAGCTGTGATTCGATCATATAGTAATATGTAGAGTAAACTCTATTTAAGTTTAATACTGATGGTTTATATGAACTGTGATTCGGTCATAAAGTAATCTGTTGAGTAAACTCCATTTAAGTTTAATACTGATGGTTTATATAAGCTGCGATTCGATCATGTAGTAAGCTGTTGAGTAAACTCCATTTAAGTTTAATACTGATGGTTTATATGAGCTGTGATTCGATCATGTAGTAAGCTGTTGAGTAAACTCCATTTAAGTTTAATACTGATGGTTTATATCAGCTGCGATTCGATCATGTAGTGAGCTGTTGAGTAAACTCCATTTAAGTTTAATACTGATGGTTTATATGAGCTGTGATTCGATCATGTAGTAAGCTGTTGAGTAAACTCCATTTAAGTTTAATACTGATGGTTTATATAAGCTGCGATTCGATCATGTAGTAAGCTGTTGAGTAAACTCCATTTAAGTTTAATACTGATGGTTTATATGAGCTGTGATTCTATCATATAGTAAGCCTTTAAGTAAACTCTATTTAAGTTTAATTGAATGTCAAGTCAGTTTTATTATCTACTACTCATTTTCATTTCCTGATGCAATGTAATTGATTTTACTTGCCTAATACAGTATCAGTGGTGGTATTATTTCATCAAGGTACCAGGTGAACTAATCAAGGTCACTCTGAAACGAGTTATGagtctttttttgttgtaaaaacTAACATATTCCATCAATTTTCCATGAAATATGCTTCAAAGTTTATCACCGAAACCAGAAATAAATGCATATTTTGACTATGTTTTACaatcgttttcaatattttatggtCTTAATACCTGCTGTCAATATCTCCCATATCACTACTGCTGTAGACCAAACGTCACTTGATTCCGTATACTCTTTTGAAAACAAGGTTTCTGGGGCAAACTGGTTCAAAGAGAACGACTTCATCTAGTTATAACacagaaatgataaaaatgaataGTATTAATGttgtaataaacaaatttaaaacttaaaagcGACCTTtctttattacaaactcataAGAACCAAACCAAATACCGTTCTCGTAGCCACTTCTTTTATAACGGTATTCTTACACAGCCAGTTATGTGTTCTTTATTTGCGCTATCATACAAGTTATGACTTATGAATAAATCATCGGAGCAGAGAATACGGATGAATGTTTGGcaaatgttttttatatatatatatatatatatatatatatatatatatatatatatatatatatatatatatttatatatatatacatatatatatatatatatatatatacatatatatatttatatatatatatatatatttatatatatatatatatatatagatatattttatatatatatatattttttatatatatatattttttatatatatatatattttatatatatatatatatatatatatatatatatatatatatatataactatgtcTTTAGTCACCTGTTTTTTCTTTAGTTCAGCAACCTTAGCTGCGTCATCAGCGAGACAAAACTCATAGAGTTTACAACAGTCTAATTGAGTGAGTAAGATCTTTTTCGTTGATAAACCAGGATGGAGAAACTGAAGTTCAATGAGAGGAAGGAGAGTTATTTGGTAATGATaaagacaaaataataaaaacataagctTAGTTTGGAAATCACTCAAACAGAAGGCAGTGTTTGATGATTGAAGCCAGGGGGAGGGGCGCATTAGAACGAAAAGCTGCGTAAACTTAAACTTATTCACTAGTATActataattgttttgttgtgtTCGTTTGAGTAAcgttattttttggggggaattttCAAGAGTCAGATAACATTGATTAAAACATGCTCACATGacaaacattaatttaaaaaaaatgtttattaatGATATAGCATACGCAATGGATGTACGACTATATTTATGTGTTACTCAACTGACGTATTTAAAATTAAACCATAGAGCACGAAATATCTCAGTCATCTATCATAAAATATAGCTGTTGCTGTTCAGCAGGTGTGTTTGAAAACAATCTACTATCTGGTTATAAGTTTAATATGATGAAGACAAGAAACCACGACCTCTTAAAGTAAAGTAACATACTAAGCTATAGAAAACTCACCCCATAGGTCTTTATTATCTCCATACCTTCTAAGATACCGGATATATATTTGATGAGAGTAGTAACAGAAAGTACACTGTCCGCTGGTCTACCTCCAGTCATTTCCCTGGTAAATAATCCATCGAGACTTTCACAGTCAAGGTGTTCACTAATTAGAAACTGGTTTACTGTAAAATTATATAGTAAACTATATTAATTAATCCTCTCATAAATTGATTGAATGATAGATATGCATGTTTTAACATAACTTTATATAGTCGAAGCACAAATTCAAATGTATGGTGACTTATAATGATCAATTGTATAATTTAaagaaatacatacaaacctgaTTATATACATTACGTACGTGATCCCATTGTCTTCTATTTAAACGGAGTATATAAACTACATTTGTTAAACTATCCTACCATAATAAAAACTCATTAAAATAATGTACTCACTTTTCTGGATTGTAACTCCTTCAATCTTCACAAGATAATCTGACTTTGGTAAAGCTAAACACTTCTTAAGAAAAGATTCCCAATggaaaatgttttctttctttacctTCTCTAAATTTGTGAGAGAAAAGAGCAAGAAAGTCATAGATTTTGGGGCAGCTCGCGATGTCTGCCACCGCGGCTTTTGTGACTGTTTGCTGGGAGGTTCATCACTGTCACTCCAGCTGATTGGATCTAGGAATACAGGTGTATCATCTTGTAGCCTTTGCTGTCAATCCTCTGCCTAATATATTTAACATAGACTTCATTCTAGCCATTCTTACCTAGAAAGTAATGGTATTTGACGTTagtatatcattaaatattagTTTCTGTATAGGAATCTTTGTGAAACAATACAGGTCTGTTCTACCAACACGGACACTACTCGATGCCTTTCTTGCTGGTACTTATTCCTAGTTCAATGTGTCATTGATTTACTACTTTAAGATCATTACGTGTTCTCGCGAACATGGAAAGGAAAATTCTTTTCACAAATATGATCATTAACTTGAATCCTTGTAATCTCATTCTACAAAACTGTTATATGAACTGTGATGTAAAGTTATGGGCAAGGTATAAGTTCATTTATACAAAGGCAATTATACAAAGTGATATAAGGATCAAAGTGTACAGAACAAAAAAGGAAAGACACTATTATTCACTGTTATAGTTTACGAAATGGATGAACGTTATAAGCTGTGTCACATGCTTTATGCTGGTCACTTCTATTTGTAAGGTTATATAGTAACACTTGTGTTGAATACTTTCTTGTTTACGTTGAGTGTTTCTCGTAGTCACCAATAACCTGTCAAATTATTGTCATCCGGTCGTGTTATCACTTTATTTATATAGTAcacattcatatattcattgCATTAGATTATTACCAACCGTTTATGTAATCACTGTTATTTATATAGTACACATCCATATATTCATTGCATTAGATTATTGTCACCCGTTCGTGTAATCACTGTTATTTATAGagtacatattcatatattcattgcATTAGATTATTGTCACCCGTTCGTGTAATCACTTTTATTTATATAGTACACATCCATATATGAATTGCATTATATTATTGTCACCCATTCGTGTAATCACTTTATTTATATAGTACAAATCCATATATTCATTGCATTAGATTATTGTCTTTCGTTCGTGTAATCACTTCATTTATGTAGTACACATCCACATATTCTTTGCATTAGAATTTACTTACCTGTCAAATCAGTTAATACTGCGCATTTACCGATGTCACCCTGCAGAGTTATTGAACCCATCCATCTACTGTAAATGTTACCAATCTTCATCGGCATTATGATACATACATCGGTCTCCTTAATCAATCTATAATCATCGCATGGAATCACATCCGTAGCTGTGTAGTACTCTGTAATAGAAACGTCGGTATAAGGCTTGTTTACAGACTTGATTTCTAAATACTCAATTAAAATGCTGCTGACACTCACAAATTAATGGTATAATCCATCGATTTTAGACTTAGGTTGAAGAAGAATTTCTTGGTCGAATTTGTACTCAATTGCTATGTACCGTTTTAGAGGATACCTATAGTTAAAACTAATTATAATATTGCATTTGGTTTTGCTTTTCATAGTAAATTTTAATATCCTCTCTGTCGTTTATTCGTGGATTAGGTATAGTTTAAATTAATCTATATAGGAGTTGTGAATTTTACATATACGTAAACATGTTAACAACATTGAATCAACATTTGCAAAAGAAACCAAGTAAGTGTTGTCCTCTAACATCAATTTACAACATCACACATAACGCTTGGAGAATTCCAAATTCAATCAGTTTTGTCAATGTTCATTAATGAAACTAAATTAACATGTTATTATTATCTCGGATATAACATGCAGGGTTTAAACGAGAATTTACCAATACGCTAACATTATTCCTGTTTAGTCAGGGAGAATAAATTTGACCCTAAACCATTTTTCCAACCAAGACAAAGAACGAAAAAACACAACGAACATGCAGCTGTGTCATTTCAATAAAAACATTGATAGAAATTGTGACGCTTTAATGAGATAAAAGTTGCTTCGTTCGACagcaaaatcaaataaataacatATACTTTCAATTTACCTTGATGTTATTGAGTAGACATAAATGTAGCCAATGTTGCAAATTTCCTGTTAtttatcaacaatgaaacatgAAGTTTGATTTAGATTTGAAGAAATTAGACTTAATATATTTCTGCAATACATTCTATATTTGTCGTCCATATCTACTGAAGTTTGATTTAGATCAGAAAAACTTACTTTCTTCTTGAAATGATATATCTGGTAGACTGGAATGAAACAAAgccaaaaatattattttaaaacgatacacaaaagaagaataaaaatgaGAACACAAAATATGGACAATAAATTATGGATATTGCTCTGTAAAGATACTCAAAAGCGTATGAAGCTAATAATTagatattttcttctttattgtGCACTGTACTAGATATTGTTCAATAAAACTAAGAAGAAAGAGATAAGACTAACTGCTGTTTCTACAACaagttaattttttatttttaagataaTTCTACCTTTCATTTACGTATAGTGTTACTTTAAATTCCGTGTTGGCATATCTTCAATCGAAAATCAAAGTCAATATGCTCACCTTTTGAAAGTTTGAGAGTTTCTCGGAATATCTGATGAAAAATGGAATGCAATCCAATCACAGGTTTGATGCATTATGAAGAATATATGTGGATTAAGTGCCAAAGaaataatatagtaatattaaaatattggtTTAGGATAGCAGTAATATCATATATGCCCTGAATGCATGATGAAATCAAACGAAATTAACACGATGTAGAAGCGTAAtaagaagatataatatacttcAGTTTATTTGCATATGCTTTTGAGTTCAATCATATCCTCCTcaaaaattatacaaatatgAATCCTCTGAACAAGGAATTCTGTTGGGAATAAGGATAATAAGAATGAAAATTCTTACACGTTTGTTGACGTTACAAGAAATTGGTGAACATGGTTAAAACTGACTTAAGTAATACGTTCTGATGTGAGATCTGACCTAGCTTGTTATGTATTATATGGTATGTATTATGGTATGCAAATTGTTATGGGAAACATATTGTTATGTATTGAGGTATGCAATGATAACTGATGTTGTGGTTCTCACTAACCTGTATCAGGCTGGTGCATTGGCTGGTTGTTTGCTAAATTTAAACTGCTTTGAAGATAAGAAGTAAAAATGAATGCAATATGTATACATCGATAATAAGACTAGAGTACCAATAGAGTATGGCTGACAAATGCAAAAGTTGAGGTGCTTTGTTTTTTGGAGGCTTTGTAGCAACCAAACGCCAACCACCCCTTCTATCCCAACCCCTTCTACCCCACCCCTTCTATCCCCACCCCTTCTATCCCCACCCCTTCTATCCCCACCTCTTCCATTCCGATTCATTCCATCCCATAGAAAGCAAAATCAGATTCAAGTTACGATTCAAGATTCAAGTTGC is a genomic window containing:
- the LOC139977529 gene encoding uncharacterized protein isoform X2 produces the protein MGDYLQLSLYIFGLIILCALCMLSVTCCCIYRRRTRSRRMYVESLNLANNQPMHQPDTDIPRNSQTFKSLPDISFQEEKYYTATDVIPCDDYRLIKETDVCIIMPMKIGNIYSRWMGSITLQGDIGKCAVLTDLTEKVKKENIFHWESFLKKCLALPKSDYLVKIEGVTIQKINQFLISEHLDCESLDGLFTREMTGGRPADSVLSVTTLIKYISGILEGMEIIKTYGFLHPGLSTKKILLTQLDCCKLYEFCLADDAAKVAELKKKQMKSFSLNQFAPETLFSKEYTESSDVWSTAVVIWEILTAGALPFPVDKVVKSEMDVQLPKLSWPDKFLQLRNNVLAECWNLNCSLRPSIHHLRGSFLTIFEKLIVDSDYEIPIPSTYTAMGSTKRARPWKEDAGTLHDVTL
- the LOC139977529 gene encoding tyrosine-protein kinase CSK-like isoform X4, coding for MYVESLNLANNQPMHQPDTDIPRNSQTFKSLPDISFQEEKYYTATDVIPCDDYRLIKETDVCIIMPMKIGNIYSRWMGSITLQGDIGKCAVLTDLTEKVKKENIFHWESFLKKCLALPKSDYLVKIEGVTIQKINQFLISEHLDCESLDGLFTREMTGGRPADSVLSVTTLIKYISGILEGMEIIKTYGFLHPGLSTKKILLTQLDCCKLYEFCLADDAAKVAELKKKQMKSFSLNQFAPETLFSKEYTESSDVWSTAVVIWEILTAGALPFPVDKVVKSEMDVQLPKLSWPDKFLQLRNNVLAECWNLNCSLRPSIHHLRGSFLTIFEKLIVDSDYEIPIPSTYTAMGSTKRARPWKEDAGTLHDVTL
- the LOC139977529 gene encoding uncharacterized protein isoform X1; this translates as MGDYLQLSLYIFGLIILCALCMLSVTCCCIYRRRTRSRRMYVESSLNLANNQPMHQPDTDIPRNSQTFKSLPDISFQEEKYYTATDVIPCDDYRLIKETDVCIIMPMKIGNIYSRWMGSITLQGDIGKCAVLTDLTEKVKKENIFHWESFLKKCLALPKSDYLVKIEGVTIQKINQFLISEHLDCESLDGLFTREMTGGRPADSVLSVTTLIKYISGILEGMEIIKTYGFLHPGLSTKKILLTQLDCCKLYEFCLADDAAKVAELKKKQMKSFSLNQFAPETLFSKEYTESSDVWSTAVVIWEILTAGALPFPVDKVVKSEMDVQLPKLSWPDKFLQLRNNVLAECWNLNCSLRPSIHHLRGSFLTIFEKLIVDSDYEIPIPSTYTAMGSTKRARPWKEDAGTLHDVTL
- the LOC139977529 gene encoding tyrosine-protein kinase CSK-like isoform X3, which produces MYVESSLNLANNQPMHQPDTDIPRNSQTFKSLPDISFQEEKYYTATDVIPCDDYRLIKETDVCIIMPMKIGNIYSRWMGSITLQGDIGKCAVLTDLTEKVKKENIFHWESFLKKCLALPKSDYLVKIEGVTIQKINQFLISEHLDCESLDGLFTREMTGGRPADSVLSVTTLIKYISGILEGMEIIKTYGFLHPGLSTKKILLTQLDCCKLYEFCLADDAAKVAELKKKQMKSFSLNQFAPETLFSKEYTESSDVWSTAVVIWEILTAGALPFPVDKVVKSEMDVQLPKLSWPDKFLQLRNNVLAECWNLNCSLRPSIHHLRGSFLTIFEKLIVDSDYEIPIPSTYTAMGSTKRARPWKEDAGTLHDVTL
- the LOC139977529 gene encoding ephrin type-A receptor 4a-like isoform X5: MGDYLQLSLYIFGLIILCALCMLSVTCCCIYRRRTRSRRMYVESSLNLANNQPMHQPDTDIPRNSQTFKSLPDISFQEEKYYTATDVIPCDDYRLIKETDVCIIMPMKIGNIYSRWMGSITLQGDIGKCAVLTDLTEKVKKENIFHWESFLKKCLALPKSDYLVKIEGVTIQKINQFLISEHLDCESLDGLFTREMTGGRPADSVLSVTTLIKYISGILEGMEIIKTYGFLHPGLSTKKILLTQLDCCKLYEFCLADDAAKVAELKKKQMKSFSLNQFAPETLFSKEYTESSDVWSTAVVIWEILTAGTTYWPSAGILTVHFDPRFIIYGDHS